The following are encoded together in the Geitlerinema sp. PCC 9228 genome:
- the recJ gene encoding single-stranded-DNA-specific exonuclease RecJ yields MQESLRQSPRSPSSSVPPQRWHIAEADTQKARWLAEQTNIDPVLAQVLLNRGIDTLEAATEFLYPENMVLPDPREVFPDLPVSLALLQQAIAQNWPVVICGDYDADGMTSTALLLRSLRWLGANVNYDIPSRMSEGYGINERIVEDCYENGIRLILTVDNGIAAYNPIARAKELGIQVIITDHHDLPPELPPADAILNPKLLPTSSVYWGIAGVGVAYILAVSLAKGYQQEEQLDNDLLALFALGTVADLAPLTGVNRKWVRTGLRSLPHSPVEGIKALIQVSGVTQKKQTLKPEDIGFRLGPRINAVGRIADPQTVIELLTTDDPAVALQRAMECEQINRERQSMCHAIEQEAIEWVETQGTDWQQRRVLVLVQPKWHHGVIGIVASRLVERYGVPVFIATYEDEQHQHIRGSARGIPEFHVFEALQFCDDLLGKYGGHRAAGGFSLAADNFAAFRDRLSQFAHQCLQPEHLKPLISIDARLSLAAADLPLYEQMQAFQPMGIENNTPIFWTSVEVIDQKVVGDNHVKLRLQEGDTLRDAIAWRWGSYYPLPRQIDVAYRLQENEFNGIISAQLEIAGVRLPAVTSHPTTKRTTRQITFTYKQRQYSCAVYQNGSKQELRIRNQQGEVLAVTKGEIWGLVGKNRDSARQVDVRQPFFYHLIKTAIASLPPHAE; encoded by the coding sequence GTGCAAGAATCTCTCCGCCAATCTCCTCGTTCCCCATCGAGTTCGGTCCCACCGCAACGGTGGCACATTGCCGAAGCAGACACGCAAAAAGCACGGTGGCTAGCCGAACAAACGAACATCGACCCGGTTTTGGCACAAGTTTTGCTCAATCGCGGCATCGATACCCTAGAGGCAGCCACGGAATTTTTGTATCCGGAAAATATGGTTTTGCCGGACCCTCGGGAAGTTTTTCCCGATTTGCCGGTTAGTTTGGCTTTGTTGCAACAAGCGATCGCGCAAAATTGGCCTGTGGTTATCTGTGGCGACTACGATGCCGATGGTATGACCAGTACGGCGTTGTTGTTGCGATCGCTGCGTTGGTTGGGGGCTAACGTAAATTACGATATTCCCAGCCGCATGTCGGAAGGCTACGGCATCAACGAGCGGATTGTGGAAGACTGCTACGAAAACGGCATTCGCTTAATTTTAACCGTTGACAACGGCATTGCTGCCTACAACCCCATTGCCAGAGCCAAAGAATTAGGTATCCAGGTCATTATCACCGACCACCACGATTTACCCCCGGAACTTCCCCCCGCCGATGCCATTCTCAATCCCAAATTGCTGCCCACCAGTTCCGTTTATTGGGGAATTGCTGGGGTGGGAGTTGCCTATATTTTAGCGGTTTCCCTCGCCAAGGGATACCAACAAGAAGAACAGTTGGATAACGACCTGCTGGCGTTGTTTGCTTTGGGAACGGTGGCGGATTTGGCACCACTAACGGGGGTGAATCGCAAGTGGGTTCGGACGGGATTGCGATCGCTTCCCCATTCCCCAGTAGAAGGGATTAAAGCTCTCATCCAAGTGTCGGGGGTAACCCAGAAAAAACAAACCCTGAAACCGGAAGACATTGGCTTTCGCCTAGGACCGCGTATCAATGCCGTGGGTCGCATTGCCGATCCCCAAACGGTTATTGAGTTGCTAACCACCGACGACCCGGCAGTGGCTTTACAGCGAGCCATGGAATGCGAACAAATTAACCGCGAACGCCAGTCCATGTGCCATGCTATCGAACAAGAAGCTATTGAATGGGTCGAAACCCAAGGTACGGATTGGCAGCAAAGGCGGGTTTTGGTTCTGGTACAACCCAAATGGCACCATGGGGTGATTGGCATTGTGGCTTCCCGGCTGGTGGAACGATATGGCGTACCGGTTTTTATTGCTACCTACGAAGACGAACAACACCAGCACATTCGCGGGTCGGCAAGGGGGATTCCGGAGTTTCATGTTTTTGAAGCGTTGCAGTTTTGCGATGATTTGTTGGGGAAATACGGCGGTCACCGAGCAGCAGGTGGGTTTTCTCTGGCAGCGGACAATTTTGCAGCTTTTCGCGATCGCCTCAGTCAATTTGCCCATCAATGCCTGCAGCCGGAGCATTTGAAGCCTTTGATTTCTATCGATGCTCGTTTGTCTCTGGCGGCTGCCGATTTACCCCTTTACGAGCAAATGCAAGCTTTTCAGCCGATGGGGATTGAGAACAATACCCCCATTTTTTGGACGTCGGTGGAAGTTATTGACCAAAAGGTGGTCGGCGACAATCATGTCAAGTTGCGTTTGCAGGAAGGCGATACCCTCCGAGATGCGATTGCGTGGCGTTGGGGGTCTTACTATCCCCTACCTCGTCAAATTGATGTTGCCTATCGCTTGCAAGAAAATGAGTTTAATGGTATAATTAGCGCTCAACTAGAAATTGCGGGGGTTCGCTTGCCTGCTGTCACCAGCCATCCGACGACGAAACGCACCACCCGTCAGATTACGTTTACTTACAAACAACGCCAATATAGCTGTGCGGTTTATCAAAACGGTAGCAAGCAAGAACTACGCATCCGCAACCAACAGGGCGAAGTTTTGGCAGTGACCAAGGGCGAAATTTGGGGACTTGTGGGCAAAAATCGCGACAGTGCCCGTCAAGTTGATGTCCGCCAGCCGTTCTTTTACCATCTCATTAAGACAGCGATCGCATCTTTACCGCCGCACGCTGAATAA
- a CDS encoding photosystem II reaction center protein Ycf12 — protein MEFLNDLLSGLASFNWEPIVQLALVAAIMISGPIVIFLLAVRGGDL, from the coding sequence ATGGAATTTCTAAACGATTTACTCAGCGGCTTGGCTAGCTTCAACTGGGAACCAATTGTCCAGCTTGCCCTGGTGGCGGCGATTATGATTTCTGGTCCCATTGTGATTTTCTTGCTAGCCGTTCGCGGCGGCGATTTATAA
- a CDS encoding TMEM165/GDT1 family protein: MTVNISPSTTNQTTANSSTETSSSEPTTSQTPSSSRSTSLGGIWAVFSSTFITILLAEMGDKTQVATLLMSAESHEPWMVFAGAGTALVATSLIGVSLGSWLGNRLSPRVLEKSAGVLLLFVAASLLWEIFA; this comes from the coding sequence TTGACAGTCAATATTTCTCCATCAACCACCAACCAAACAACCGCCAATTCTTCTACCGAAACGTCTTCATCAGAACCAACCACCTCCCAAACCCCATCCTCCTCTCGTTCTACCTCTTTAGGAGGCATTTGGGCAGTCTTTTCCTCCACCTTTATCACTATTTTGCTGGCGGAAATGGGAGACAAAACCCAAGTCGCTACCCTCCTGATGAGTGCCGAATCTCACGAACCCTGGATGGTGTTTGCTGGGGCAGGAACCGCTTTGGTTGCCACCAGCTTGATTGGGGTTAGCTTGGGAAGTTGGTTGGGCAACCGCCTGTCGCCGCGAGTTCTGGAAAAATCGGCTGGCGTTTTATTGCTGTTTGTGGCGGCTTCTTTATTGTGGGAAATCTTTGCCTGA
- a CDS encoding TMEM165/GDT1 family protein — MDWQLIGLSFMTVFLAELGDKSQVAAIALGGSSKAPKAVFLGTASALVLASFLGIMVGEGTAQILPQDIVKAIAAVGFTIMAFRLLFGSSEAEETEE; from the coding sequence ATGGATTGGCAATTAATCGGATTGAGCTTTATGACCGTATTTTTGGCAGAGTTGGGCGACAAAAGCCAAGTAGCTGCGATCGCATTGGGAGGCAGTAGCAAAGCCCCCAAAGCAGTGTTTTTGGGAACGGCTTCTGCCCTCGTCTTAGCCAGTTTTTTGGGGATTATGGTTGGCGAGGGAACCGCTCAAATCTTACCACAAGATATCGTCAAAGCGATCGCAGCCGTTGGTTTTACCATTATGGCCTTTCGCCTGTTATTTGGTTCCAGCGAAGCAGAAGAAACAGAAGAATAG